The following are from one region of the Haloactinomyces albus genome:
- a CDS encoding SDR family oxidoreductase gives MAEASFDFTGRTALVTGGTKGIGHTIAQTFLTAGADVVVCGRNRPEQLPTAEGRTAHFVDTDVRDADQCKALVEQAVERFGRIDVCVNNAGGSPDADAATVSTRFVDKIVALNLLAPFYVAQAANRVMQDQDTGGAIVNIGSVSAHDPQPGTAAYSAAKSGLLMLTKALALEWAPKVRVNHITTGLILTEAAAAGYGEDGGAGVSRLIPMQRMADPADVARACLYLAGDLASYVTGADLPVHGGGEVPARYVVTRDASPR, from the coding sequence GTGGCGGAGGCCTCGTTCGACTTCACCGGCAGGACCGCCCTGGTCACCGGCGGTACCAAGGGCATCGGTCACACCATCGCGCAGACGTTCCTGACCGCAGGCGCCGATGTGGTGGTGTGCGGACGCAACCGGCCCGAACAGCTCCCGACTGCCGAGGGCCGCACCGCGCATTTCGTGGACACCGACGTGCGCGATGCCGACCAGTGCAAGGCGCTGGTGGAGCAGGCCGTGGAACGGTTCGGCCGGATCGACGTGTGCGTGAACAACGCAGGCGGGTCTCCCGATGCCGACGCCGCGACCGTGTCCACCCGGTTCGTCGACAAGATCGTGGCGCTGAACCTGCTCGCACCGTTCTACGTCGCGCAGGCCGCCAACCGGGTGATGCAGGACCAGGACACCGGTGGGGCGATCGTCAACATCGGCAGCGTTTCCGCGCACGACCCGCAACCGGGCACCGCGGCGTACTCCGCGGCCAAGTCCGGCCTGCTGATGCTGACCAAGGCGCTGGCGCTCGAGTGGGCGCCCAAGGTACGGGTCAACCACATCACCACCGGGCTGATTCTCACCGAGGCAGCGGCTGCGGGTTACGGCGAGGACGGCGGTGCGGGGGTGAGCCGGCTCATCCCGATGCAGCGGATGGCCGACCCCGCCGACGTCGCCCGCGCGTGCCTGTACCTGGCCGGCGACCTGGCTTCCTACGTCACCGGCGCCGACCTCCCGGTGCACGGCGGCGGCGAGGTACCTGCCCGGTACGTCGTCACCAGGGACGCGTCTCCCCGCTGA
- a CDS encoding MaoC/PaaZ C-terminal domain-containing protein, with translation MTGNADEWIGHELGKHTISYDERDAILYALAVGAGADDLDLVFEDRLRVLPTFALTLAQWAPDTLGSAGAFDTSTAVHGSQRLQVLAPLPRSGSFDTVASVPHVWDKGRAAIFEVAVESDYFVATWSIFAPGCGGFGGDRGPSTPERGEEVADRSLQVPTFPTQAALYRLLGDRHHMHIDPDAAQAAGQPGPFLHGLCSLASVTLPLAAELGAHPADLTTLEGRFAAPVFPGDVLDVSVQPRDSSARFEVTADGRPAITGGSAAFG, from the coding sequence ATGACCGGAAACGCAGATGAGTGGATCGGGCACGAGCTCGGTAAGCACACGATCTCCTACGACGAGCGGGACGCGATCCTCTACGCCCTGGCTGTCGGCGCAGGCGCCGACGACCTCGACCTGGTCTTCGAGGACCGGCTGCGGGTGCTGCCCACATTCGCGCTCACGCTGGCGCAGTGGGCGCCCGACACGCTGGGATCGGCCGGTGCCTTCGACACCTCCACCGCGGTCCACGGCTCCCAGCGGCTGCAGGTTCTGGCGCCACTGCCCAGGTCGGGTTCGTTCGACACCGTGGCCTCGGTGCCCCACGTCTGGGACAAGGGCAGGGCGGCGATCTTCGAGGTGGCCGTGGAAAGCGACTACTTCGTGGCCACGTGGTCGATCTTCGCGCCGGGCTGCGGCGGTTTCGGAGGCGACCGCGGTCCGTCCACACCGGAGCGTGGCGAGGAGGTCGCCGACCGTTCGCTGCAGGTGCCGACCTTCCCCACCCAGGCGGCGTTGTACCGGCTGCTGGGGGACCGGCACCACATGCACATCGACCCCGATGCGGCGCAGGCAGCCGGCCAGCCCGGGCCGTTCCTGCACGGGTTGTGCTCGTTGGCGTCGGTGACCCTGCCGCTGGCCGCGGAGCTGGGTGCCCACCCCGCGGACCTGACCACTCTGGAGGGACGCTTCGCTGCTCCGGTCTTTCCCGGCGATGTTCTCGACGTCTCCGTGCAGCCCCGCGATTCCTCGGCGCGGTTCGAGGTGACGGCAGACGGTCGTCCGGCCATCACCGGTGGATCCGCCGCCTTCGGCTGA